GCCAGGACTACTAAGTCTCCAGAATTCACCTTACCGGACTCCCATGCCTCAGTAAGTGCTATTGGGATTGAAGCTGCGGTTGTATTCCCATAACGCATAATGTTATTGAACACTTTATCATCTGACAGACCAAATTTGTTCTGAACAAACTGTGAAATTCTTAGGTTGGCTTGATGTGGTACCAACAAATCAATATCCTTAGGCTGCAAATTATTTTTTGCCAGACCTTCCATAATGACCTCACTAAAACGCACCACCGCGTTCTTAAAGACAAATTGACCGTTCATATAGGGATAATATGATTCGTCGTTTGGGTCGTTGTCGGCAATAATGTCGGTAACCCATCTTTTACCCATTCCTGGAGCAATTAGAGAAAGCTCTTCTGCATGTTCCCCCTCTGAATGCAAGTGCGTGGAAAGTATGCCTTTGGTAGTGTCCTCTTCTCTTGTAAGTACTGCGGCACCGGCACCATCTCCAAAAATAACAGAAACTCCCCTACCCCTAGTGGTCATATCCAATCCGTGAGAGTGTAGCTCTGAACCAATGACTAAAATGTTCTTGTACATTCCACTCTTAATATATTGATCGGCCACGGATATACCGTATATGAAACCTGAGCATTGATTTCTGACGTCTAAAGCGCCAACGGTTTTGATACCCAAATCTCGCTGGACTAAAACTCCCGGACCAGGAAAATAGTAATCCGGGCTGAGCGTAGCAAAAACAATAAAATCTATATCATCTTTGGTTATTCCAGCTCGTTCAATAGCGATTTTTGCAGCTTTCACCCCCATGGTGGTAGTCGTATCATCGCTACCCTTAACCACATGTCTGCGCTCTTTTATTCCGGTCCGTTCCTGAATCCAGGCATCGTCCGTATCCATTATTTTTGATAAATCATCGTTTGTAACGACATTATCAGGTACATAATATCCTAAACCAGAAATTTTTGAGTTGTACATTGGAATAAATATTAGTCTATTAAATCATATAGGATTAGTGTTGCAATATAGCCAACTATTTGCAACCCAAGTAACTTTTAATTGTAGGTAAATCCTTAGTCCAAATATTTTTGAAAGTTATTCACCTTAATCGTAGCCTTTAAATCGTGCTGGAGATTAAATAACCCAAAGAAAGTTCGGTTCATATATAAAAAATGCTTGGAACCCCTGTTTGCGTTCATCTTCCGTATTTGCTTATCTGAAGCATAATACTCGCTCAACTCTGCAATTTTACCCCAGAAATCGTTACTTCCAAAATCAAACGTTTCATAATGAAATGGTGACGTGAACAGACTCAGCATCTCATGAAACAGCTCTTTGAAGAATTTAATTTCAGCCGGACTGTCCGAAGGCGTTAAAATCTCTAATTCATACATCTTTTCGGTAAAGATGCGGTCGTCCGAAAAATTTTCTTTTTTGGCGAGTTCAAAATATGGGTTGTAAAAGCTTTCCGGAACCTCTTTTATACAGCCGAAATCTATTGCGATCAATTCTTCACGCTCATTGATAAGAAAATTTCCTGGATGTGGATCCGCATGCACTTTTCTAAGACCATGTATCTGGTACATATAAAAATCCCACAAGGTTTGTCCCAATTTATCCCCTAACTCTTTTGAGAAAGGAGTTTTGGCAAATTCACCTAAGTGCATCCCGGTCATCCAGTCCATCGTAATAATTCGTTCGCTCGAAAGTTCCGTATAATAATTTGGGAAAATTAGATTATCAATCCTGTCACAGGCGTCTGTGATTTCTTGACTTTGTTTGACTTCTAACAGGTAGTTGGTCTCTTCAAGTAATTTGTCCTCAACTTCCTTAAAAAACTTATCGGAATCCTTGCCTTTTATATTAAACATTTTTAAGGCAATAGGCTTTACCAAGGCTAAATCACTACTTATACTTTCTGCAACTCCTGGGTATTGAATCTTAACTGCCAATTCTTTACCACCTTTGGTAGCCTTGTGTACTTGGCCAATACTAGCTGCGTTTATAGATTCTTTTTCAAAGCTATCAAAAACCTCTTCTGGATATTTTCCTAAATATTTCTTGAACGTTTTGCGTACTAAGGGGGCCGATAAGGGAGGAACAGAAAACTGGGACAGTGAGAATTTTTCAACATATGCGTTGGGCAGCAGGTTTTTCTCCATACTCAGCATTTGGGCCACTTTTAATGCACTACCCTTTAAACTTTTTAGACCATCATAAATATCCTCGGCATTATCCTCGTCCAATTCATTTCTAGAAGTATCGGGATTTACCAATTTTTTGCCGTAGTATTTGGCATAATTACCACCAATTTTTACACCGGTCTTTACCAGCTTACTGGCCCGTTCTATTTTTCCGGTAGGAATTCTATCAAGTGTTTTCAAAAAGTATTAATATTAAGCAAAAGTTTCTTTATACAGGAATTTTCCAAAGTCGATAATGTTGTCCAAGGGTGTATTATCGAAAACGTCAAAAATCGTATTTACAGACTTCTCAATAGCTATATCGGTCTTCTCAAATCCGGCTGAATCATCATTCATCCAGAATTTCAAAAGAAACACAAACTGCAACCAAGCCCCTTCAGAAAAGAGTTGCGGATTATGTTTTGTTATTTTAAAGTTTTTATCAACGTTTCCGTCTTCTATTAAGTCTTTGGAAAAGCTTTTAATATGTCGTCTAATTCCTTTTAGTTCCTCCATATTTTTCATGGCACCACCATTGTGCTTCAGGATAAACAGAACGTAACTTCTATTAAGGGTGAGTGTTTCAAAAATGGTGTAGAAGAAGGTCAGCATTTTATCCTTATTACTGAAATTGTCATAATCCTTGTTTTTCTTCATCAAGGACAGTGTACTGGTAAAAAACTGCTCCCAGATTCCCTTTTTTAAGCTTTCAAGAGAACCAAAAAAAAGATAAAAATCCTCTTCCTTGATTTTATTTAGCTTGCAAAATTTATAAATGGATTTTGGAACAGTTTCATGTTCCAAAACATAGTCCATATAAGCGGAAAACAATAATTCCTTCGTTGTTTTTTTAGCTTTAGTGGCCATAGATCGATGTGTTTTTATTTTAAAGTTACAATCCGTGGATAAAATTGGAGCTATGAAAAGAAAGTTTAAGTTTTATTTAGCAAAAACGTGCTCCCGAGGGGAAGCACGTCTTCAAACAACCTAACCAATAAATAATCAAAACGTGATTATACTTTTAGAATCTTTTTCATAGCAATCCTTTTCTAATCACTTTGTAAAGATACATACTGTTTAACTTTATATAAAATAAATTAAACAAAATATTTGTTAAAGTTTTAAGCAAAAAAGTATGCCAGTTTGTCACCGAAGACGAGTGTGGTATTTTTTTGACTGTTAGTAGTGAATTAATAATAAAACCAAAAAATATGGCAACAGGTAAAATAAATGTTTCTGTAGATAATATATTTCCGCTCATCAAGAAATTTTTATACAGCGATCATGAAATTTTTCTAAGGGAATTGATATCCAATGCGACGGATGCCACCTTAAAACTTAAACACTTAACATCTATTGGCGAGGCCAAGGTGGAGTATGGAAATCCCATTATCGAAGTTAAAGTAGATAAAAAAGGGAAAAAACTTCATGTCATTGATCAAGGTCTTGGGATGACGGAGGAAGAAGTGAAGAAGTATATTAACGAAGTAGCCTTCTCCGGAGCCGAGGAATTTATAAATAAATATGAGGACTCCGCTAAGGACGCAGGAATTATTGGTCATTTTGGACTCGGTTTTTACTCCGCTTTTATGGTTGCGGATAAAGTAGAAATTATTACCAAGAGTTATAAGGAGGAGCCAGCCATTCATTGGTCCTGTGATGGGTCCCCAAAATTCACCATAAAGAAATCTAAGAAAAAAGAACGCGGAACGGAGATCATTTTACATATCGCCGAGGATTCAACGGAATTCTTAGAAGAGAATAGAATTACCGAGCTGTTGCGCAAATACAACAAGTTCATGCCCGTTCCTATTAAGTTTGGAACGAAGACGGAGACGCTTCCAAAACCAGAAGGTGCAAAAGAAGACGACCCTGCTCCTACCAAGGAAGTGGATAATATCATAAATAATCCTAATCCAGCCTGGACAAAACAGCCAGCAGACCTTAAGGATGAAGATTATAAAAGTTTTTACCGGGAAATGTATCCCATGCAGTTTGAGGAGCCTTTATTCCATATACATCTAAATGTAGATTATCCGTTTAATCTTACCGGAATATTATACTTCCCAAAGTTGACGAATGATTTGAACATTCAGAAGGACAGAATTCAGCTTTATCAAAATCAGGTTTTTGTAACAGATAACGTAGAAGGTATTGTTCCGGAGTTCTTAACGATGCTGCGAGGCGTAATAGATTCTCCAGATATTCCACTGAACGTTTCTAGATCATATCTTCAAGCGGATGGTGCGGTAAAGAAAATCTCCTCATATATCACTAGAAAAGTAGCGGACAAGTTAAACTCCTTGTTCAAAAATAATAGGGAAGACTTTGAAAAGAAATGGAACGATATCAAAATCGTTATTGAATACGGAATGCTATCCGAGGATAAATTCTTTGAAAAAGCGGACAAGTTTGCACTATACCCTACAGTAGACGGATCTTACTTTACTTTTGAAGAATTACAGGAGAAAATTAAAGGTAATCAGACCGATAAGGATGACAAGTTGGTCATACTTTATGCTTCGGACAAAGAAGCGCAGCACAGTTACATTGAGGCTGCAAAGGCTAAAGGTTATGAGGTGCTGCTCATGGATTCCCCAATTATTGGTCACTTGATGCAAAAATTGGAAACTTCCAAAGAGAAAATTTCTTTTGCCCGTGTTGATGCGGATCATATTGACAAATTGATTCAAAAAGAAGATACGCAGATTTCTAAGCTATCCGACGAGGAAAAAGAAACCTTAAAATCTGAACTGGAAAAGGTTATTGGGGAGAAAAGTAGCTACACCGTTCAACTGGAGGCTATGGAAAGTAATGCTTCTCCTTTTATCATTACCGAACCGGAGTTTATGCGTCGTATGAAAGAGATGCAGCGGACCGGTGGCGGTGGCGGAATGTTCGGTATGGGTAACATGCCAGAAATGTATAACCTCATCGTTAATACCAATCATGAATTGGTAGGTGAGATTTTAAATACCAAAACGGCGAAGAAAAAGGAACGGTTAATCAACCAATCCTTGGATTTGGCAAAATTGTCCAAAGGGTTGCTAAAAGGTGCCGAATTGACCGAGTTTATAAAGCGAAGTTATGGCATGGTAAAGTAGAATCAACTTAATGTAATTAAAAAAGCCACTTTAATTAAAGTGGCTTTTTAATATCCTTCATGAGATGTTTTTTGATTCAAATACAAAACAAGATTTAGTTACCAATAAATAGGACCCGAACCTAGATATTTTTCTGCAATTGGTTGGTAATATTCAATTACATCCTCAAGATCGTATATTTTTTGACTTTTGGTGTAGAGGTCATATTTGTTGAAGTCCTTGATCAGTTCTAAATAGGTGGCGTCTTTTTCATTCAACAATGCTTTATAACTCCCACCACTATGCCAGGGATAAAAGGAATGGTAACGGATCATGACCATGCCCTCTTCCGGTAATGAATTAGTTTCATGGTTACTTAACACATGGTACAAATATTCATCATGGCCCCATGCTAAATCTACATTATCTATTCCGCAGCCCTTTTCATAAATCCCCGTTTCTGTACTATAGACTTCCTGTTGCATATCAGGATTTAAGCTATTGAACTCAGGATATACACAGGAATCCGGTAATGCGCAGCCTACCACAAATACATCACCTACCATACCCCATTGTTCTGCTTGGCTCGTTCCATCCGCGTCACAGCCCCATAAAAACATGACTTTCCCCAGGTCATGAATTAATCCGGTAAGTTGCATCCAATCTGGACGACCATCGGCCCTTATTGCTTCTGCACTCTGTATCAGATGCTGGATGTTAGGAAGGTCTAAATCCGGATCACTCACATCAATTAAACTATTTAAATGACTCATAGCTTCCCATAGCCCCATTGGTTTGTCAAAAGTCAAATACTTTTTATGCATTTCCTGCACATAGGCCAAAGTTTGGTTTTTGCGCATTTTCCGGTAATGTTCTTTGACGGCTGCAGATACATCCAGAGCTTCATAATTTCTGAAGGATTTTTCTTCCATTAAAACAGATTCAATTATTAAATTCGATTATACAAAATTTTAATTTCCTTACTATCAATGCCTTGTGCTTCACTCCCTTTTTTAAACATTCCCCAATACAAGGTACAAAATTACCGTAAACACAATTAAAAATAGACTGAACGGTTTGGCATACCTCCAAGAATTCAAATCCAACAGACCCGAATCTTCCATATAAAATTGTTTCCGCAATGGACGAAATCCTGACGCCAAATGCATTATAGCAAGATTCAAAACAAATTCAATACCCCAAATATGTACAAAATGAAGATTCACCGTCATGATGTAGTACATAACAATATAAAAGAGCAGACCAAAAGCGAGTCCAATCTTTGCGCCAAAGGCAGAGACTTTTGGAAAAAGAAAACCGGCTATCACTACACTGGCAATAGGTATGAAAAATATGCCATTTAACTGTTGTAAAAGTTGGTAAAGTCCTTCAGGGGCATTGGCAACAAAAGGTGCGATTCCAATAGCGAAAACAGCCAGTAACGCCGAAGTCCATTTTCCTATATTGACCAATTTTTTTTCTGAAGCATTTTTAGAAATATATCTTTTAAATATTCCTAAACTAAAAACTGTTGCCGCACTACTTAGAGCACTATTAAATGTGCTTAGTATAGCACCCATCATTACCGCCACAAAGAATCCTGTTAGCCAAATGGGTAATACTTTTTTTACCAGCTTTGGATATACGCTATCCGGATTGTCATATAAACTTTCCCCGAAATAATAAAATCCTATGAGGCCAGGTAGTACAATTATCAATGGCACTAAAATTTTAAGAAGTCCTGTATATAGTAATCCTTTCTGCGCCTCTTTAAGACTGATGGCACCTAAAACTCTTTGAATAATAGATTGGTGCATAGTCCAAAAATAAATTTGATTTACCATCAAGCCGGTAAATAAAACCTCAAAAGGAAGGATTGCGGATCGAGCACCTTTACCGACACCTACTTCGGTACTGACCACATTAAATTTATCAGGACTATTTTTAAAAACGGTACTTAAGCCTTCTAACGGGTTACCATCGCCAATGCTGAGCAAAGCTAAAATTGGAACCAGAAGCCCTGCCACTAAAAGACCAAAGCCGTTGATAGTATCGGTATATGCTACCATTTTAAGTCCCCCAAAAATGGCATAGACGGCCCCAATTATTCCTACCACAAGAATGGTAATCCAAATTCCTTCCCTTTGAGTTATGTTCAATAATCCCGAAATTTCAAAAATAGCCTCAATATTCAACGCCCCCGTGTATAAAACAATAGGCAACAAAGTAGCTACGAATGAAATAATCAAAAGGAGGGCTACACAGGTTCGGGTAACTCCATCAAAACGTTTTTCCAAAAACTCAGGGATGGTAGTCAATCCCATTTTTAAGTATTTTGGGGCAAAATATAATGCTCCAATAACCAAGGCCAACGCGGAAGTTACTTCCCAGGCTATTATAATTGCACCGTTACGATAAGCAGACCCGTTCATACCTACTAAATGCTCGGTGGAAATATTGGTCAAAAGTAAGGATCCCGCAATTACGATACCCGTTAGCGACCTACCACCAAGGAAATAACCATCACGTGTATTGAACTTATCCTTTCGTAGTTTGTAAGTGGCATAAAATGCTACGAATCCGGTAAACAATAAAAAGGTTAAAAGGGCCATTGGTTATAAAAGTAAAAATAATATCAGTCAGCTAATTATCCGCAAATAAAATATTTAAACAAGGTATTTAAGAGTCCTAAGATTAAAAAATAATGGGATTTGTTCTTATCTTATAATCAAATAACTACCAAAAAATGAGCAACGATTATAAAAGTCCTGCTTTTAAAAAATTGCTGGACTCCCTTCAACAACAGAGTTGGGAACTAGAACTCATTATTTCCGGTTTCGCCATATTTGGACTTTTTACGGCCTATTCCCCAATCAAGATTGCAGTAATCCAGGCGGAAAACGACGAACACATATATGCTTTTGTAATCTATGTAATACTCCTAATAGCCTGCTCTATTCTACTCTTTAATTTGCTACTTCATGTTGTCTTAAGAGGATTATGGATAGGTGCCTTGGGGCTCAGATATGTTTCTGGCGATATTGAGTTTGACAAACTGAAGTATAGCGACCGATTTAAAAACTATTTAAGTAAAAAAATAGTTTCCTTTGACCGCTACATTGCCCGGTTAGAAGATTATTGCAGTGTTCTCTTCGCCATTTCTTTTTTATTGATTTTTTACGTTATCGGTTTTACCTTGGTGATAGTATGTTTGGCATTGACAGCCAATTATATTTTAGATAGTAAGACTTTACCAAACTGGGTCTCTAAGGGCATAGGCATTCCTTTGATTCTCTTTTTAGTGTTTGGCATGTTACTCACCTTTATTGATTTTCTTTTTCAAGGAATCCTCAAGAAGAACAGAGTAATTTCTACACTTTACTTTCCCATATATTGGGTATTTAGTTTTATAACCCTATCCTTTTTGTACAGACCGTTACTCTATAATTTTTTAGATCATAAATTCGGCAAAAGGCTATTGTTAGTCCTAACCCCTGTTTATGCAGTAATTCTGTTTTTAACATCATTCAATTATAATAAATCCAATTATTTGGACCCTGAGCAAAATGCCTCTGCCATTTTTGCCGACCATAGAAATTACTTGGATGAAATTACCGAGGAAGGCGATTATATAAAAAACGCAGCTATACCCTCTAAAGTGATTAATTCTTCCTTTCTACAAATTCTTATACCGTTTGACGACAATATTGAAGATCAACTCTTTAATTATAACGAGGGATTAAAACCTGAAAAAGACCGTAGAGGACTCCGGTCTGAAATAACCGTAACAGGGAACTGGAGAAAAAATCTTATTGCTGGCAAAAGAAGAGATAGTCTTAGAAAAGTTTATATGGACATGTTCAACGAAACCCATTATTTCCTTATCGATACTTTGAAACTGGATGCCGATTTTATCATTTCCAACAATAATAAAGACCATATCTATTTTGAAACCTATCTGGCTATAGGCGACTTAGAGGATGGGAAACACATTCTAAGAATAAAACGCAAAAGAAAAAGAAATGAAAAAATAGAAGATGTGACCGATGCACTTATTCCGTTTTGGTATTTTACAGATGATTAAATAATCACCCTACGCGTAGCGAAAAACCGTCTCAGATATACTATTTGAATTACTATAAAAATAAGTAGTCCCACTAAACCGTAAACAGCGGTATCCGATATCGTTAAACTTTGTAGCATACTCAAAAAATTTGTGCTACCTATAATATTCAACTTTATAACAGAAAACCACTCCATGCTCTCAATCTTTGTACTAGAACCTAAAAATATTCCAGCACCAATTACGACCAGGACCATAACATACCAAGTAGGTTTTGAAATCAACGGTCTATAGGCTGTTTTTTGGCTTTTTATCTGAGACTGTTCCAATTTTGCCATTACTGAGCCCGTAAATTCAGGTGGAACCTGCTCCAATTCCAAATGCTTAATGGTTTTTTTAGAAATAAATCCATTTGCTTCTGCTCACTTTCTTTCATAACCTTCTATTATTTCAGGTTC
This sequence is a window from Maribacter aestuarii. Protein-coding genes within it:
- a CDS encoding 3-oxoacyl-ACP synthase III family protein, producing the protein MYNSKISGLGYYVPDNVVTNDDLSKIMDTDDAWIQERTGIKERRHVVKGSDDTTTTMGVKAAKIAIERAGITKDDIDFIVFATLSPDYYFPGPGVLVQRDLGIKTVGALDVRNQCSGFIYGISVADQYIKSGMYKNILVIGSELHSHGLDMTTRGRGVSVIFGDGAGAAVLTREEDTTKGILSTHLHSEGEHAEELSLIAPGMGKRWVTDIIADNDPNDESYYPYMNGQFVFKNAVVRFSEVIMEGLAKNNLQPKDIDLLVPHQANLRISQFVQNKFGLSDDKVFNNIMRYGNTTAASIPIALTEAWESGKVNSGDLVVLAAFGSGFTWGSAIIRW
- a CDS encoding ABC1 kinase family protein; protein product: MKTLDRIPTGKIERASKLVKTGVKIGGNYAKYYGKKLVNPDTSRNELDEDNAEDIYDGLKSLKGSALKVAQMLSMEKNLLPNAYVEKFSLSQFSVPPLSAPLVRKTFKKYLGKYPEEVFDSFEKESINAASIGQVHKATKGGKELAVKIQYPGVAESISSDLALVKPIALKMFNIKGKDSDKFFKEVEDKLLEETNYLLEVKQSQEITDACDRIDNLIFPNYYTELSSERIITMDWMTGMHLGEFAKTPFSKELGDKLGQTLWDFYMYQIHGLRKVHADPHPGNFLINEREELIAIDFGCIKEVPESFYNPYFELAKKENFSDDRIFTEKMYELEILTPSDSPAEIKFFKELFHEMLSLFTSPFHYETFDFGSNDFWGKIAELSEYYASDKQIRKMNANRGSKHFLYMNRTFFGLFNLQHDLKATIKVNNFQKYLD
- a CDS encoding TetR family transcriptional regulator C-terminal domain-containing protein, producing MATKAKKTTKELLFSAYMDYVLEHETVPKSIYKFCKLNKIKEEDFYLFFGSLESLKKGIWEQFFTSTLSLMKKNKDYDNFSNKDKMLTFFYTIFETLTLNRSYVLFILKHNGGAMKNMEELKGIRRHIKSFSKDLIEDGNVDKNFKITKHNPQLFSEGAWLQFVFLLKFWMNDDSAGFEKTDIAIEKSVNTIFDVFDNTPLDNIIDFGKFLYKETFA
- the htpG gene encoding molecular chaperone HtpG — encoded protein: MATGKINVSVDNIFPLIKKFLYSDHEIFLRELISNATDATLKLKHLTSIGEAKVEYGNPIIEVKVDKKGKKLHVIDQGLGMTEEEVKKYINEVAFSGAEEFINKYEDSAKDAGIIGHFGLGFYSAFMVADKVEIITKSYKEEPAIHWSCDGSPKFTIKKSKKKERGTEIILHIAEDSTEFLEENRITELLRKYNKFMPVPIKFGTKTETLPKPEGAKEDDPAPTKEVDNIINNPNPAWTKQPADLKDEDYKSFYREMYPMQFEEPLFHIHLNVDYPFNLTGILYFPKLTNDLNIQKDRIQLYQNQVFVTDNVEGIVPEFLTMLRGVIDSPDIPLNVSRSYLQADGAVKKISSYITRKVADKLNSLFKNNREDFEKKWNDIKIVIEYGMLSEDKFFEKADKFALYPTVDGSYFTFEELQEKIKGNQTDKDDKLVILYASDKEAQHSYIEAAKAKGYEVLLMDSPIIGHLMQKLETSKEKISFARVDADHIDKLIQKEDTQISKLSDEEKETLKSELEKVIGEKSSYTVQLEAMESNASPFIITEPEFMRRMKEMQRTGGGGGMFGMGNMPEMYNLIVNTNHELVGEILNTKTAKKKERLINQSLDLAKLSKGLLKGAELTEFIKRSYGMVK
- a CDS encoding inositol oxygenase family protein, which encodes MEEKSFRNYEALDVSAAVKEHYRKMRKNQTLAYVQEMHKKYLTFDKPMGLWEAMSHLNSLIDVSDPDLDLPNIQHLIQSAEAIRADGRPDWMQLTGLIHDLGKVMFLWGCDADGTSQAEQWGMVGDVFVVGCALPDSCVYPEFNSLNPDMQQEVYSTETGIYEKGCGIDNVDLAWGHDEYLYHVLSNHETNSLPEEGMVMIRYHSFYPWHSGGSYKALLNEKDATYLELIKDFNKYDLYTKSQKIYDLEDVIEYYQPIAEKYLGSGPIYW
- a CDS encoding solute:sodium symporter family transporter, with protein sequence MALLTFLLFTGFVAFYATYKLRKDKFNTRDGYFLGGRSLTGIVIAGSLLLTNISTEHLVGMNGSAYRNGAIIIAWEVTSALALVIGALYFAPKYLKMGLTTIPEFLEKRFDGVTRTCVALLLIISFVATLLPIVLYTGALNIEAIFEISGLLNITQREGIWITILVVGIIGAVYAIFGGLKMVAYTDTINGFGLLVAGLLVPILALLSIGDGNPLEGLSTVFKNSPDKFNVVSTEVGVGKGARSAILPFEVLFTGLMVNQIYFWTMHQSIIQRVLGAISLKEAQKGLLYTGLLKILVPLIIVLPGLIGFYYFGESLYDNPDSVYPKLVKKVLPIWLTGFFVAVMMGAILSTFNSALSSAATVFSLGIFKRYISKNASEKKLVNIGKWTSALLAVFAIGIAPFVANAPEGLYQLLQQLNGIFFIPIASVVIAGFLFPKVSAFGAKIGLAFGLLFYIVMYYIMTVNLHFVHIWGIEFVLNLAIMHLASGFRPLRKQFYMEDSGLLDLNSWRYAKPFSLFLIVFTVILYLVLGNV